The following is a genomic window from Geoalkalibacter halelectricus.
CTGGGCAATCCTGGTACCATCTCCAGCATGCTCTACGGCAACGTCACCAAGGGCTGGGCGAAAATGCACGCCATCAAATGGTACCGCAAGGTCGAAAAAGGTTAGCCCGAAATAATCCGGGCTAGAAATCTACCGGACTATGTAGACGCGGTGGACAAAGTGGACGGGGGTGAATCGGTTGCAATCAAGTGGTATGATTGAACCGGTTCATTCCCGTCCATTCTTTCGTTCCGGAGGTCCCCCCCATGCTTGGAAAAAAATTCTGCCTCGTTTTACTGTTCTTGCTTTGGGCGACGACAGCGGCGGCGGTCGATATTCCACTCGACCGGGCGCCGGTGCGCGGTCCCGCCGACGCGCCGGTGACCATCATTGAATTCGTCGACTTCCAGTGAGCCTTCTGCCAGGCGGTCGGTCCGACCGTCCATCGCATTCTGGAGGAATACGGCGATCAAGTGCGGCTGGCGATTATCCACCATCCCTATCGCTACCGCGACTATGCTCATCTCTCCGCCCAGGCCGCCGAGGCGGCGCGCGCCCAGGGTAAATTCTGGGAAATGCACGACCTGATGCTCGAGCGTCGGCGCCTCGACCGTGACAGCCTCATCGGCTATGCACGCGAACTCGGCCTCGACGTCCCACGCTTCACCCGTGAACTCGACGAGCAAAAATACCTGGCGCGGGTCAACCAGGACGTCGAACTGGCCCAGAGCCTCGACATCTACCAGACACCCACTTTTTTCATCAACGGACGCAAAATCGTGGGTGAGCGCCCCTTCGAGGATTTCCGGAAAATCATCGATGAGGAATTGGCGCAGGCCCAGGCCACGGAGAACTGAAAGGATGTTGACCCGATCGATCTCCCTGGCCCTGCTGCTGTGGGGAATCATTCTCTGCGGACCAATCCAGGCCGCGGGACTTGAGCTTCCCGAGCCGCTGCCGCTCCTGCAGCCACCGCCCGCCGAGCGGGTGGAACTCGGCCGGATGCTGTTCTTCGATCGACGCCTCTCGGGCGACGGCACCATGAGCTGTGCGGTGTGCCACGATCCGCAGCGCGGCTACGCCGACGGGCGCGCGCTCTCGGGCGCCTACCCCACCACCAGGCACTGGCGCCACACTCAGAGCCTCATCAACGTCGCCTACCTCGATGTTTTTCTCTGGGACGGGCGCAGCACCAGCCTTGAGGAGCAGGCCGAAGGGCCGATTCATTCCTCCTTCGAAATGAATCTCCATCTGGACTTTCTGGTGGAAAAACTGCGCGAAACCCCGGGCTATCCGGAACTCTTCCACGCGGCTTACCAAAGCGAGACCACGCGCCAGACCATCAGCGCGGCGCTGGCGGATTTTCAGCGCAGCCTCATCGTACGCGATACGCCCTTCGATGCGTTTCTCGCAGGCGATTCCGACGCTCTGAGTTCCGATGCCCGACGGGGCTTGGAGCTGTTTTACGGCAAGGCCGCCTGCAGTCGCTGTCACAGCGGGCCGCTGCTGTCCGATCAGAAATTCCACAACACGGGAGTCGGCGAGACGGAGGAACTGCTCAGCGATCCGCAACGCCGCGCCGCCCGTAATTTTTTCCTGGTGCAGGTGGGCCTGGAACGCGGCGAGCGCGACCCGGGCCGCTATGCCGTCACGCGCGATCCGGCCGACCAGGGTGCCTTTCGCACGCCGCCCCTGCGCCAGGTGGCCGAGACGGCTCCCTATATGCACAACGGCAGCCTCGCCACCCTGGAAGAGGTCATCGCCTTCTACAATCGCGGCGGCGGCTCCGATCCCGATAAATCGCCGCTGCTGCGGCCCCTGGAGTTAACCGCGGAGGAGAAAAGCGCCCTGCTGGCCTTTTTGCACAGTCTCACGGGCACGGTGCCGGTGGTGCGTCCCCCGGCGCTGCCCTGACCTAGGAGGCTGTCGGACTATCCATGAGCCGGCTGCAAATCCGGCTGTTTGGCCCGGATAGTCCGACAGTCTCCCAGCGAATCAAGCATCAATTTATCCGGTATGGGGTCGCAGTCCCCATGGCAAGGGTGTCTGGCGCCAGGGATGGCGCCAGTCAAGCGGCCAGGGATGGCGAAAAGCGCCCCTTGCCCTGGGGGCTGCGACCCCAAGCCGAACATTCGTCGAACTCGTAAAGGAGAGCCAATCGTGGAATTTATCGAACAGCGCCGCCAACGTCTGACGCAACTGCGCCGCCTGCGCCCGCAGTTTTCCGAGATTTTCGATTTTTATGACGGTCTCTACGCCTTTCTCGGCCGGCACAAGGAAGCCTTCGTCAGCATTGCGCCCCAGGCGGCGGCCTCCCACTTCGCCCAGGGCTTTCCGCTGCTGACGGCGGAGAGTTTCACCGTCGACGCGGAAAAACTGCGCGCCTTTCTGCGCGGCCTGATCGCGGTGCTGCGACAGCACGGCCGTCAGGGGCAGGAAGACCTGGAGCGCATCGATGCCGCCCTCGCCCAGGGCAGCCTTGAGCACGTGCCCCTGATCGGCGCCTACGCCGCGCGCGACCGCGCCCGGTTCGCCACCGCCGCCGAAACCTTGACCTGCGAGGCGGCGGTGCTCGAGTACATCATCGGGCTGGCCTGCTCCTTCGCCCTGCACCAGGCCCGCGAAGCCGGCCTCAGCGCCCCGTCGGGCGAATGGCACCACGGCTACTGTCCCTTGTGCGGCAGCGTGCCGGTGATGGGCGAGATTCAGGGCGACGAGGGCCGTCTTAATCTGCATTGCGGCACCTGCGGCCAGAGCTGGCCCGGCGTGCGGCGCGGCTGCTCCAGTTGCGGCAACCGCGACGAAAAAACCCTGGAATACTTCACCGCCGGCGAGGAGAAGGCCTATCGGGTCAATGTCTGCCGCAAGTGCGACAGCTACCTCAAGGTGGTCGACAGCCGCGAAGCCGGTCTGAATCTGCCCATGGACCTGGAAGACGTCGCCACCCTGCACCTTGATCTGCTCGCCCAGCGTGAAGGCTTCACCCGGGGCAAGCGTGACTATCAAAGCGGCGGCGCGCCTCCGGCCGACAGCCATTGAGAAGCACCTGTATACCTTTGACCGGGGGTGGTTCATTTTTACCCGCCCCCGGTCACTGTTTCCCAAGGCTAAGTCACTGAATTTCAACGATTAATGAAACAGGCACGGTTTCTGCTTTCCGTTTACGCCATACCCTGATCGACACGTACCTCCGGCAGGAGTCGCCCCATGGATAACAGCCAGAAACACTCCATCGTTCGCTTTGAGCGCGATCAGTTCAAGAGCTTAGAGCGGTCCCTGGTCCAGGAATATCCCCTGGAACTCATCGTCAACGACCGCCCCCTGGCCACCCTGGTCGCCTCACCGCACCGACTCAACTTTTTGGTCATGGGATTCTTGCGGCTGCAGGGGTTCATCGATAGCCGCGACGACATCCTCAGCCTCGGCGTCTGCGCCGACTTCGGCAGCGCCCGGGTTCAGGTGCGCGGAGCTATTCCCGAGCGCCTGAAACCGACTCTGACCTCGGGCTGCGGCACGGGCATTTCCTTCAATCTGCCGCTGCCTGTCGATCCTGACGAAACCTGCGGGTCACCGCAACGGGCCGCCCAGCGGGTCGCCCCTGCGGCGGTCTTTCAGCTGATGAAGGATCTGGCGCGCCGCGCCGAGCAGTATGCCAGCCACGGCGGGATGCATTCCGCGGCGGTGGGCGACGGCGAAAAGCTGCTGCTGTTCGCCGAGGATCTCGGCCGCCACAACACCCTGGACCGCATCGCCGGCGAAGCGCTGTTTCGCGACATCGATCTGCGCGGCCGCATGCTCGTGACTTCGGGGCGCATTTCCACGGAAATGGTGGGCAAGGCGGCACGACTGGGCATCGCCCTGATCGCCTCGCGTACCTCGCCCACGGACAAGGCCGTCGAATTAGCCGAGCAGGCCGGCATCACCCTGGTCGGTTATGTGCGCGGCGAGACCTTCGAGGTCTACAGCCACGCCGAGCGCCTGGCGCCGACCCTGCCCCAAACCAAAATCGCCGGCATCACCGGCGTCATTCTCGCCGGCGGTGAAAGCCGGCGCATGGGGTGCGACAAATCCCTGCTGCCCGTGGAGGGTGCGCGCTTCATCGACCACATCTATCGGCGCCTCGCCGCCCTGTTCGACGAGGTGATCATCGTCACCAACTCACCAAGCCTCTACCAGGACCTCCCCTGCCGCAAGGTTCCGGACATCTACTACGCCAAGGGCGCCCTGGCAGGCATCCACTCGGGCCTGTGCCATGCCCGCCACGAGCGGATCTTCGCCGTGGCCTGCGACATGCCCTTTCTCAACGCCGAGGTTATCCAGGGCCTTTGCCTGCAAGCCGACCAGGGCGCGGTGGTCGTACCCCAGAGCCCGCGCGGCCCAGAACCCCTGCACGCCCTCTACCACAAAAGCTGCCTGCCGGCCATCGAGGCGGTACTCGACGCCGGTCGGCGGCGCATCGTCGCCTTCTTCCCGGAAGTGCAGGTGCACGAGGTGCCTTTGGCTGAACTCACCCTGCACGACCCCGATGGGCGCAGCTTCCGCAACATCAACACGCCCGAGGAATACTTCCAGTGCCGCACCGGTCAGCAAGGCGAAGCCGGCGCGGAAAGGGGCCAGGCCAGGCAACACCAGCAGAACTGATCACCGCAGGCACTGGAACAGCCCCATGCACCACAGGCAGCTGCCGCAGGGTTCGCTTTGGGCGTGGCAGTCGTGCTCGAAGTTCTCGGCCTGCACCAGGTCGCAGGGCGCCACGGCGCAGTTGGAGCAGAAGGGGTAGTCGTAGCGAATCACCTTGGCGCGAAACTCGCGGAAGGCCGGGGCGTTCCAGATGTCGAGCAGGGGCGTCGCGGCCAGGTCGCCGAAGACTTTGGGCTGCACCTTCTGCTCCCAACCCATGGCGTAGCAGTTGAAGCGGTGCCAGAGAAAATAGCAGGGATAGATCTTGCCGTCCCACGCGACGAAGGCGCCTCCCTCCTCGACGAATTCACAATTGCGCTGATGCTTGGGCAGAATTTCCGGCAGGCGCAGATCCACCCCGCACTCCTCGGCCACGCGCCGGCTTTCGGCAAAAACCGCTCCCACCTCGTCAAGCAGCCCCTCGTCCACCGCCATCAGACTGCGCAGATCAACCACCACCCCTTGGGCCAGGGCTTCGGCCTTCATCTGCTCCACCAGCCGGTAGAGGCGCTTTTCGTCCTCAGTGCGGGTGGTGGCGTAGCGAATCAGGCTCTTGAAATAACGCCGGATGTCGAGCCCCTGATCACGGGCAATGTCGCGCCATTTGTGAAAGAGCTGCAAGGCTTCGGCGGTTACCGTGGGATAGGCGGCCTGCACCGCGTGCTCCTCGTCGTAGGGCAGCATGTGGGTGATCAGGGCGAAACTCGCGCCCCGCTCGGCCGCCCAGCGGATGGCGCGCGGCAACTCGCCCAGATTGTCGCGCATGGCGACGAATTCCATGCCGATTTCCAAGCGGCTTTCCGGCCGATTGCGTCTGGCGTTTTCCAACGCGGTCAAGGCCCGATCCACGGCATGAATGTCGCCGCCCTCGCGCACCTTGCGAAACAGCTCCGGCGAGGCCGCGTCCACCGACAAACAGATGCGGTCGAGGCCTGCATCGACCAGGCTTTGGGCGCGCTGCTCGGTGAGCAGCAGGCCGTTACTCTGAAAGCCCACCCAGGCGTTCGGCGTCATCTCGGCCTTGGCCGCGGCGATCATCTCTTCGAGGCGCGGGTGCAGCAACGGCTCGCCGACGCCGTTGAGGATCAGGGCGTCGAGGTGGGCGAAGGCGGGCTTGAGGGCGGCAAAGGTCGCCTCGCTCAGATCACCCTCGCAGATGCCGCTCTCCGGCGTCTGCTTCATGCACATGAAGCATTCCATGTTGCAGCGGGTGGTCACCTCGACGAACAGCTTGGCCGGAAATTGCGCCAGGGCCGGGTGGTTTTCGCCTGCCGGCCGTTGCTGCGCACAGGAATCGTTCGAAGTCATGAAAAAAATTCTCCCGGAATCAGGTTTGGCCATCCGCACTGGAGGCCCTCGATGCGATTAAACCCGAGAAGCGGTCTCTGTGTCCTTGATGCAGGTCAAGCCAAGTGTAACAGATGGGGGCGTGCCCCAAAAAAATTGGGGGAAGACACGGCTTCCCCCATTGCAACAGGTGGAGAGAGAGGAGGCACTCGCTCGCCAGCTTTAGTTTTCCCCTTAGTGCCCCGTGCGGCTAGTCCTATCTTCTAATTCCGGCTATTTTTGGCGCTGCCTGCGTTGCGCCAACTTGACTTAGCGCACGGCTAGGCCTGCGTTGGCGACGCCTTGGCAACACCAAAAATATCTCAGAATTATTTGACATGACTAACCACACGGGACACTGCCACGCCGAGGGAGGTTCGCTTTAAAAAGGCAGGCGTCCCGTGGAAAGCAGCATGAATGCTGGGATCCACAGACCGATCGGCACCCAGATGATCAACGACCAGGCCAGGGTGCTGGCCTTGACCTTGCCGTAGGCATTAAGCCATACCTGCAGGGTCAAAATGGTGTAACCCAGGCAGGCAAACGCAAAGTAGTTGCTCTTGCCGACCAGCACGCTGCCGTCCGCGCCGGTTCCGCCGGTAAAGAATATGATCATGTAGATGAAGGAAATCAGCGCCACAGCCAGGCTCACATTGCCTACCGAGCGCAGATCCTCCAGACCCGCCAATAGCGCATAGGCCACGGTGCAGTACAGCAGGCCATGGGCAAAAAGCAGCCCGCCGGTGAAGGGATCCTTGAACAGCGCCGTCTGCAGAAACGCCCCCAGAACCACCACCAGGCCGACAAAGGCGGTGATGGCGCCCGTCCCCTTGGCTTCCCCCTTCCCAAGAAACAGAATGGCAACCGAAATCCACATAAGACTGATGGCGATCAGAATTGCTAAGGTCATTGAGGTTCTCCCTATTCCTTGATCTTCCCCCTGCCCCGCACCTCCTCGCGCGGAGCAGGGGGAGGGGTTTATTCCGCCGTGGTCGGGTCGATGACGGTCACGACCTGGGATACGCTGTCGGCCGGAAAGCCGCCCTGGCGGGCGTGCTCCCGCACCAGGTCGGCATTGGGCGCGATGTAGACGCAGTAGATCTTGTCGTTGGTGACAAAGCTCTGCACCCACTGGATCTTGGGGCCCAACTGATTGAGCACGCCGCAGGATTTCTGGGAGATTCCCTGGAGCTGCTCGGCGGAGAGATCCCCCGCGCCGGGGATGCTGCGCTCGATGAGGTACTTAGGCATGGCGGCGCTCCTTAGGGTTGGTAGATGTAGTCGAGGCCTTCATAGCCGCAGGCCGGGCATTTGATGGGCACCTTGGCTTGCTCGGTCTTGACGGCGCAGGCGCTCAGGGACAAAGCCAGCATGGCCGCGATCATCAGCAAAATCAGTTTTTTCATGACGAGGTTCCTTTCCAGGCTAGAAATTGAGGATCGCGCCCAGGGCGATGGTTTTGGTTTTTTCCCGAGCCCTGTCGATGGAGATTTCGTTCACGTTATACTCGGCAACGAGCTTGAAATAGTCGTTGACGGAGTAGAACACGGCGCCCGTCGCGGTTTGGTTTTCCCATTTGGCTACGTCCACGCCGCCGTCGAATTCATTTTCGCCGTAGGAGAGTACCAGGCGTGCCGGCCCGTAGGTGTAGGACCCCTGCAGCAGGAAGCCGTCGCTGTCGATTTCATTACCCGCTGCGTCAGCAAGGAAAAAGCCCAGGGTGGTATCGGCACCAGGCCCGAGGAGAAAGCCTAATCCCTCGGCGGTAAATCCGGAGGCGTGCAGACTGAAGTTGGCGTAGCGCGCCCGCACCCCATAAGAAACACCCTTGGTGGTGATATCAGTACCGTTGACGGCCAAGCTCTCCGATTTATTGTAGAGAAAACCACCCCAAGCAGTGATGTCGCCGCCGTCAAAGGCAAGGTTGTAGGTCAGTTCGCCTTCAAAACGCGGGGTCTTTTCCTGGCCCTGTTCCGTGGTCCGCGACGGATCGATCACCCCGAGCGCCAACCGAAATCCATGGAGTTGCGGGGTGCGGTAGGTGATCTGAGCCGAGGGGAAGGGATAGGTATAGCCGGTACCTATATTGCCGAAGGATACGCCGCCGCCGTCGATCAACCCGAGGGTGTCGCTCACGTTGCCGTAGCCCAGCAGAATTTCATCGAGAAAGATGTTGGAGCGGTTGAAGAGGGTGAAGTCCTTGCCGAACAGCACCTGGCCCCAATCGCCATCCACAGTGCCGTAGAACTGACGAACGTCGATGCCGGTTTCGGTGAGATTGTTGTCGCTGTCGTTGATGGTGACCCAGAAGGAGGAGCGGCCGCCAAGCTTCAGATCGCCGACTTGCCGGCTGAAGTTAAATCCGATCCAGTTGGGCAAAAAGCCCATCTTGACGCGCGACTGGTCGCGGTCCGGACCGGCGATTTCCTCCATCTCCGTGTTTTTATCGCTGCTGCTGAACACGTAGAAGGTATTGAAGGACCCATCGACGCTGAAAGTTGTTTCGTTGGCATCGTAAAGGGTAATGGCTGCCAGGGCGGCCTGGGGAAAAACAAACCAGACTATCAAGGCGCTGAGGATAAAACCGGAAATCTTACCTGACATTGGAACCTCCTGAGGGTTGGAAGGGGTGAAGCTGCTTCTCCGAGGATCGCCAGCGACCGGCGGGAACGTTTTTCCATTCAGGAGCCCCGCGTCCCGATTTCCCTGTCCTCCTTTGGCGCCTGTTTTGCCGCACCCGAGTCCCGGAAAAGCGCTTCACATTCTGCATTCAACAAGTTGCCTTGGCCTGCAACTGCAACGGAGGTGCCAACGAATAGAACGGTGGTTTTTTGATGAAAGCAGGCGAAAAATGGGCTTGTTTTGAGGGGGGAGGTCGATGCTAAAATAACAATCGAGATGACGTTCTGGAAATTTGAAACACTTTCAGGCTTTTGCGACTGAAGAATTTCACCACAGCGGGGAAATTCTTCCCAGCTTTCTTGAGCGGGATAGTCCTAACATAAAATTATATTTTTCTAAAAATAACGCTGTTTCCATTTAAGGTATACCTATTGCTTATCCCATTAACAGGTTATTGATCACCCAACTCGGGTACCCACCCCGAACAAAGGACCATATGACCAGGCAAGGACAACCGACCATGGGGCACGAGGCAAGCAATAAAAACTCTGCACTTCACCACTGCAAATTCGAAGTGCCGGAGATTATTTTCGGCCGTGGCCTGCTCAACCAGATC
Proteins encoded in this region:
- a CDS encoding formate dehydrogenase accessory protein FdhE, which translates into the protein MEFIEQRRQRLTQLRRLRPQFSEIFDFYDGLYAFLGRHKEAFVSIAPQAAASHFAQGFPLLTAESFTVDAEKLRAFLRGLIAVLRQHGRQGQEDLERIDAALAQGSLEHVPLIGAYAARDRARFATAAETLTCEAAVLEYIIGLACSFALHQAREAGLSAPSGEWHHGYCPLCGSVPVMGEIQGDEGRLNLHCGTCGQSWPGVRRGCSSCGNRDEKTLEYFTAGEEKAYRVNVCRKCDSYLKVVDSREAGLNLPMDLEDVATLHLDLLAQREGFTRGKRDYQSGGAPPADSH
- a CDS encoding cytochrome-c peroxidase, which gives rise to MLTRSISLALLLWGIILCGPIQAAGLELPEPLPLLQPPPAERVELGRMLFFDRRLSGDGTMSCAVCHDPQRGYADGRALSGAYPTTRHWRHTQSLINVAYLDVFLWDGRSTSLEEQAEGPIHSSFEMNLHLDFLVEKLRETPGYPELFHAAYQSETTRQTISAALADFQRSLIVRDTPFDAFLAGDSDALSSDARRGLELFYGKAACSRCHSGPLLSDQKFHNTGVGETEELLSDPQRRAARNFFLVQVGLERGERDPGRYAVTRDPADQGAFRTPPLRQVAETAPYMHNGSLATLEEVIAFYNRGGGSDPDKSPLLRPLELTAEEKSALLAFLHSLTGTVPVVRPPALP
- a CDS encoding AmiS/UreI family transporter gives rise to the protein MTLAILIAISLMWISVAILFLGKGEAKGTGAITAFVGLVVVLGAFLQTALFKDPFTGGLLFAHGLLYCTVAYALLAGLEDLRSVGNVSLAVALISFIYMIIFFTGGTGADGSVLVGKSNYFAFACLGYTILTLQVWLNAYGKVKASTLAWSLIIWVPIGLWIPAFMLLSTGRLPF
- the fdhD gene encoding formate dehydrogenase accessory sulfurtransferase FdhD; amino-acid sequence: MDNSQKHSIVRFERDQFKSLERSLVQEYPLELIVNDRPLATLVASPHRLNFLVMGFLRLQGFIDSRDDILSLGVCADFGSARVQVRGAIPERLKPTLTSGCGTGISFNLPLPVDPDETCGSPQRAAQRVAPAAVFQLMKDLARRAEQYASHGGMHSAAVGDGEKLLLFAEDLGRHNTLDRIAGEALFRDIDLRGRMLVTSGRISTEMVGKAARLGIALIASRTSPTDKAVELAEQAGITLVGYVRGETFEVYSHAERLAPTLPQTKIAGITGVILAGGESRRMGCDKSLLPVEGARFIDHIYRRLAALFDEVIIVTNSPSLYQDLPCRKVPDIYYAKGALAGIHSGLCHARHERIFAVACDMPFLNAEVIQGLCLQADQGAVVVPQSPRGPEPLHALYHKSCLPAIEAVLDAGRRRIVAFFPEVQVHEVPLAELTLHDPDGRSFRNINTPEEYFQCRTGQQGEAGAERGQARQHQQN
- a CDS encoding porin; translation: MSGKISGFILSALIVWFVFPQAALAAITLYDANETTFSVDGSFNTFYVFSSSDKNTEMEEIAGPDRDQSRVKMGFLPNWIGFNFSRQVGDLKLGGRSSFWVTINDSDNNLTETGIDVRQFYGTVDGDWGQVLFGKDFTLFNRSNIFLDEILLGYGNVSDTLGLIDGGGVSFGNIGTGYTYPFPSAQITYRTPQLHGFRLALGVIDPSRTTEQGQEKTPRFEGELTYNLAFDGGDITAWGGFLYNKSESLAVNGTDITTKGVSYGVRARYANFSLHASGFTAEGLGFLLGPGADTTLGFFLADAAGNEIDSDGFLLQGSYTYGPARLVLSYGENEFDGGVDVAKWENQTATGAVFYSVNDYFKLVAEYNVNEISIDRAREKTKTIALGAILNF
- a CDS encoding DUF4242 domain-containing protein, which gives rise to MPKYLIERSIPGAGDLSAEQLQGISQKSCGVLNQLGPKIQWVQSFVTNDKIYCVYIAPNADLVREHARQGGFPADSVSQVVTVIDPTTAE
- a CDS encoding radical SAM/SPASM family putative metalloenzyme maturase, whose translation is MTSNDSCAQQRPAGENHPALAQFPAKLFVEVTTRCNMECFMCMKQTPESGICEGDLSEATFAALKPAFAHLDALILNGVGEPLLHPRLEEMIAAAKAEMTPNAWVGFQSNGLLLTEQRAQSLVDAGLDRICLSVDAASPELFRKVREGGDIHAVDRALTALENARRNRPESRLEIGMEFVAMRDNLGELPRAIRWAAERGASFALITHMLPYDEEHAVQAAYPTVTAEALQLFHKWRDIARDQGLDIRRYFKSLIRYATTRTEDEKRLYRLVEQMKAEALAQGVVVDLRSLMAVDEGLLDEVGAVFAESRRVAEECGVDLRLPEILPKHQRNCEFVEEGGAFVAWDGKIYPCYFLWHRFNCYAMGWEQKVQPKVFGDLAATPLLDIWNAPAFREFRAKVIRYDYPFCSNCAVAPCDLVQAENFEHDCHAQSEPCGSCLWCMGLFQCLR